In Aerococcus loyolae, a genomic segment contains:
- a CDS encoding aldehyde dehydrogenase family protein, whose translation MDIKDLKLEKHYQLLINGEWTNGSGQETIEDYSPANGEKLAEITDATEDDVNQAVAAARQAFPKWGRTAVKERAKILNQIADLIEDNQERLALIETMDNGKPIRETQGADIPLAADHFRYFASVIRSEEDSFKMLDDNTLSMVLREPIGVVGQIIPWNFPFLMAAWKIAPALAAGDTIVLKPSSSTSLSVLELAKLINDFLPKGVLNIVTGSGSKSGEYLQHHPDIDKIAFTGSTSVGRQVGISAAENLIPATLELGGKSANIFFEDMDMEQALEGAHLGILFNQGEVCSAGSRILVQESIYDEFIGRLKEEFKKVKVGLPWEKDTQLGAQASQAQHQKVSEYIQVALDEGAEIITGGHSASEGDLEKGYYFEPTLLLADNSMRVAQEEIFGPVATVIKFKDVEDAIRIANDSDYGLAGGVFTKNLDTAFKVARGVRTGRIWINTYNSFEAGAPFGGYKDSGIGRETHKMILNAYTQAKNIYINLTDGRSGMY comes from the coding sequence ATGGATATTAAAGACCTTAAACTTGAAAAGCATTATCAATTGTTAATCAATGGTGAGTGGACTAATGGCAGTGGTCAAGAGACGATTGAAGATTATAGCCCGGCAAATGGTGAAAAATTAGCTGAAATTACTGATGCCACTGAGGATGATGTTAATCAAGCTGTTGCAGCTGCCCGCCAAGCCTTTCCTAAATGGGGAAGAACGGCTGTCAAAGAAAGAGCCAAAATTCTTAATCAAATTGCTGATCTTATCGAAGATAACCAAGAGCGTTTGGCTTTGATTGAAACCATGGATAATGGTAAGCCGATTCGAGAAACCCAAGGAGCTGATATTCCTTTAGCAGCTGATCATTTTCGTTACTTTGCTAGTGTTATCCGTAGCGAGGAAGATAGTTTTAAAATGCTTGACGACAATACCTTATCCATGGTTTTACGGGAACCGATTGGTGTTGTCGGCCAGATTATTCCTTGGAACTTTCCCTTTTTAATGGCGGCCTGGAAAATAGCGCCCGCCTTAGCAGCAGGAGATACTATTGTATTAAAACCCTCCTCTTCCACTTCTCTTAGTGTTTTAGAGTTAGCTAAATTAATCAATGATTTCTTACCCAAGGGTGTTTTAAATATTGTTACTGGGAGTGGTTCAAAGAGTGGGGAATACCTCCAACACCATCCAGATATTGATAAAATTGCCTTCACTGGGTCAACCTCTGTTGGTCGCCAAGTAGGGATTTCAGCAGCTGAAAATCTCATCCCAGCTACCCTGGAATTAGGTGGAAAATCAGCCAATATTTTCTTTGAAGATATGGATATGGAACAAGCCTTAGAAGGAGCTCATTTGGGTATCTTATTCAATCAAGGGGAAGTATGCTCAGCGGGGTCGCGTATTCTAGTACAAGAATCGATCTATGATGAATTTATCGGTCGCCTAAAAGAAGAATTTAAAAAGGTGAAAGTTGGTTTGCCTTGGGAAAAAGACACCCAACTTGGTGCCCAAGCTAGTCAAGCTCAACATCAAAAGGTGAGCGAATATATCCAAGTGGCTTTAGATGAAGGAGCTGAAATTATAACTGGTGGTCATTCAGCTTCAGAAGGAGACCTTGAAAAGGGCTATTACTTTGAACCGACCTTACTTCTAGCAGACAATAGTATGCGGGTGGCTCAAGAAGAAATTTTTGGGCCCGTTGCTACTGTGATTAAGTTTAAAGATGTCGAAGATGCTATCCGTATTGCTAATGATAGTGACTATGGCTTAGCAGGCGGTGTTTTCACTAAAAACTTAGATACAGCCTTTAAGGTAGCTCGCGGAGTAAGAACAGGACGAATTTGGATTAATACCTACAATAGCTTTGAAGCTGGGGCACCATTTGGCGGCTATAAAGATTCAGGGATAGGCCGAGAAACCCATAAAATGATTCTCAATGCCTATACCCAAGCGAAAAATATCTATATTAATTTAACTGATGGCAGATCGGGAATGTATTAA
- the recQ gene encoding DNA helicase RecQ, whose product MLIEHALEKYFGYKTFRPGQKELIESILAGRDCLGILPTGGGKSICYQLPALILPGITLVISPLISLMKDQVDSLNEHGIHSAYLNSSLSSEDYFAVLDRINSGQVKLIYVSPERLKSESFLQLVNDLPLDQIAIDEAHCVSQWGHDFRASYREIAHFIDQLSERPVVSAFTATATNRVQEDIIHQLSLENPYVLINSFDRPNLSFEVMEPESKKKALIDLIDKEEAAIIYASSRKTVDRLSEWLSGQGLPVSAYHAGMSSADRMASQNDFIYERTNIIVATNAFGMGIDKPDVRRVIHYNLPTNLESYYQEAGRAGRDGLPARAILLYSPKDILTAKFLISQSNDPTSEGRLNDMINYATTSSCLRQHILAYFGQEAPDHCQNCSNCLQQVKKVDVSREGQMILSCIVRMAYPYGMTLVTDVLKGKKLQKIKEKHFDQLSTYALLKDMNEQTIKNIISQLISEGALAVNEYKGLSLTEKALPILKGNKSLYIKESAYIRSENKTKTSQEAQSLTDHLSPEDEELFEALRELRYSLASEENVPAYIIFNNQSLLDMVEIKPKNYHEFLDVSGVGPVKADKYADDFCQLIEDFVSIK is encoded by the coding sequence ATGCTAATTGAGCATGCTTTGGAAAAATATTTTGGCTATAAAACGTTTCGCCCCGGACAAAAGGAACTCATTGAGAGTATTCTAGCTGGTCGCGATTGTTTGGGAATTTTACCCACCGGCGGAGGCAAATCAATTTGCTATCAATTACCTGCTTTAATTTTACCTGGTATAACTTTAGTAATCTCACCTTTAATCTCATTAATGAAGGACCAAGTAGATAGTCTTAATGAACATGGAATTCATAGTGCCTATCTCAACTCCAGTCTATCCAGTGAAGATTATTTTGCTGTCTTGGATAGGATTAATTCTGGACAAGTCAAGCTGATTTATGTATCACCAGAAAGGTTAAAGAGCGAGTCTTTTCTACAATTAGTGAATGACTTACCCTTAGATCAAATAGCCATTGATGAAGCCCACTGTGTTTCCCAATGGGGACACGACTTTAGAGCCTCTTACCGAGAGATTGCTCACTTTATTGATCAATTAAGTGAGCGGCCGGTCGTTTCTGCCTTTACAGCGACAGCTACCAATCGGGTTCAAGAGGATATTATTCATCAATTGTCTCTTGAAAACCCCTATGTCCTCATTAATTCCTTTGACCGACCTAATCTTAGTTTTGAAGTAATGGAACCAGAATCAAAGAAGAAGGCTTTAATTGACTTAATAGATAAAGAGGAAGCAGCTATCATTTATGCTTCTTCCCGAAAAACTGTCGATCGCTTGAGTGAATGGTTAAGTGGCCAAGGCCTGCCGGTTAGCGCTTATCATGCGGGAATGAGCTCAGCAGACCGTATGGCTTCGCAAAATGACTTTATCTATGAGCGTACTAATATCATTGTAGCAACCAATGCTTTTGGGATGGGAATTGATAAACCTGATGTTCGGCGGGTGATCCATTATAACTTGCCCACTAATTTAGAGAGTTACTACCAAGAAGCAGGTCGGGCAGGCAGAGACGGCTTACCGGCTAGAGCCATTCTTCTCTACAGCCCCAAGGATATCTTGACCGCAAAATTTTTAATTAGTCAAAGCAATGATCCCACTAGTGAAGGTCGCTTAAATGATATGATTAATTATGCAACGACCTCTTCCTGCTTGAGACAACACATTTTAGCCTACTTCGGCCAGGAAGCTCCTGACCATTGTCAAAATTGCTCCAATTGTTTACAGCAAGTCAAAAAGGTTGATGTCAGCCGAGAAGGACAAATGATCCTCTCTTGTATTGTTAGAATGGCCTATCCTTATGGCATGACCCTCGTCACAGATGTCTTAAAAGGTAAAAAACTCCAAAAAATTAAAGAGAAACATTTTGACCAATTATCAACCTATGCTTTGTTAAAAGATATGAATGAGCAAACGATTAAGAATATTATTTCTCAATTAATTTCTGAAGGGGCCTTGGCGGTTAATGAATATAAGGGACTTAGCCTTACAGAAAAGGCGCTCCCAATTCTTAAAGGAAATAAGTCCCTTTATATTAAAGAATCTGCCTATATTCGATCAGAAAACAAAACGAAGACTAGTCAGGAAGCTCAATCACTGACTGATCATTTATCGCCAGAAGATGAAGAATTATTTGAAGCACTTCGTGAATTACGCTATAGTTTAGCTAGTGAAGAAAATGTTCCTGCCTATATTATTTTTAATAACCAGAGTCTCCTTGATATGGTGGAAATAAAACCTAAGAATTATCATGAATTTCTTGATGTTAGCGGAGTAGGTCCAGTAAAGGCAGATAAATATGCAGATGACTTCTGTCAGTTAATCGAAGATTTTGTAAGTATTAAATAA
- the truB gene encoding tRNA pseudouridine(55) synthase TruB, with translation MDGIIPLWKERGMTSHDCVNALRKLLKTRRVGHTGTLDPNVSGVLPICVNKATKMANWITDKQKVYQGEITLGFQTETEDLDGKIVRQTPVKEAVDGQLIQKAMNSMIGTITQVPPMYSAVKVNGRKLYDYARHGEKVDRPKRQVNVYEFDLLKPCRYDQDQQVQSFNFRVRCGKGTYVRTLASDLGEALGYAATMTDLSRIASSPFTQSQCFTLSEIEEQISQGKKDFIFPIDFLIQDLAHIEISGKLEKLVSNGAVLNKNNLAEEYRDQLPVAFYGQQGLMAIYGQHPSDEEQMKPLKMLI, from the coding sequence ATGGATGGCATAATTCCTTTATGGAAGGAAAGAGGGATGACTAGTCACGATTGTGTCAATGCCTTACGTAAATTGTTAAAAACAAGACGGGTGGGCCACACCGGTACCTTGGATCCCAATGTGAGTGGCGTATTGCCAATTTGTGTGAATAAGGCGACAAAAATGGCTAATTGGATCACTGATAAGCAAAAGGTCTATCAAGGAGAAATTACCCTAGGCTTTCAAACAGAAACAGAAGATTTGGACGGAAAAATTGTTCGCCAAACGCCTGTGAAAGAAGCTGTCGATGGTCAGCTTATTCAAAAAGCTATGAATAGCATGATAGGTACAATTACTCAGGTTCCACCCATGTATTCTGCTGTTAAGGTTAACGGCCGAAAGTTATATGACTATGCCCGCCATGGTGAGAAGGTGGACCGCCCGAAAAGGCAGGTTAATGTCTATGAATTTGACCTTCTAAAGCCCTGCCGATACGATCAAGACCAGCAAGTGCAAAGTTTTAATTTCCGTGTTCGTTGTGGCAAGGGAACCTATGTGAGGACCCTTGCTTCGGACTTAGGAGAGGCACTAGGCTATGCTGCGACTATGACCGACCTTAGTCGGATAGCCTCAAGCCCCTTTACCCAATCACAATGCTTTACTTTATCTGAAATTGAAGAACAAATTAGTCAAGGAAAAAAAGATTTTATTTTTCCTATCGATTTTTTGATCCAAGACTTAGCTCATATTGAGATTAGTGGCAAATTAGAAAAACTCGTCAGCAACGGGGCGGTTTTAAATAAAAATAATTTGGCCGAAGAATATCGAGACCAATTGCCGGTAGCTTTTTATGGCCAGCAAGGACTTATGGCTATTTATGGACAACATCCCAGTGATGAAGA